The Quercus robur chromosome 3, dhQueRobu3.1, whole genome shotgun sequence DNA segment ttaacaagttattgggtaatgtaacattacttagagttacatcaggtgtaacttgaatccaactcatatatatatatatatatataatcatttggCACGtgatttaaaattacaaaaattgataaaattttatcgTTGTACTATTAAAACAATTACTAGCCATTAAGAATAGTCCACCCTCACTTAAGGTATAAAGTTCTATACAGTTTTCTACGTATTTTTGAAGTCTGTCCATGATCTCGCTTGAGTGGATTGCATTTTGCTCAAGGTAACTattcaaaaattttgataaaacctaatacaaaattttttcttctcctcgcctataatttttcttaaacaaTCACTTCACTTGAGTGAAATGCGAAATACTAAGAAATAGTCCTCTTTAttctttgattctcaaaaaaaaagaaaaaagaagtcttctctatttttcatttttagactttaaaaaaaatgagactaaCAAACATACTACATTATAGATAAAATAAGCCCGATTTGTTTTAGCACGAAATGCGAATTATCAAGCTTGTTTTTGCATAGATAACTCAACCTCTTATTTTGCGCAAAAAAATGACTCGAAGGTATGATATTTTTGTACGAAATAAGCTTGACTTGTTTTCACAAGatatatacatttatatatataaaacacaaTTCATCACCAGGTTGTAatattcattttcaatttagATTAATTACATTAAAAACAACTACTCCACTCCTGTTGAATtctatttattgatttaatgtTATAggcatataaatttttattggttaaaTTGTATCATATTTCTACccaaattaatagaaaattccCTAAATACTTCCGAAAAGAATCCACAATTACGTATTTAGCAACTTACTCGGATTCTAAACCATTATTTTTCTCCAAAGTTAATGCAATAATATTCTTAATATTTGCAATTTTTTGTTTGGCAATGCACAAGGCTATAACTTCACATAAATTTTCTTGCCTAAAACACAATCAtaggaataaaaaatgaattccCCAGTCAAAAGTCACAATGCAAATTCAACTTTCACTTGGAAGTCATCCCACTTTGCTATATTTTCCTTGCCAAAGTTGATTGAAGTTCGATTTTCTTGGTTATGGGATAGACATCTTCACATAAACCAAGACAAGTACGTAACACCTTAGAATCCTTCattgaaacaattaaaataaagaaatacatatgatttattatataaaataaaggaagagcCTATGAACACCACTATAGTGCGTGTAAAGATGCCAGTTTTATTTAAAGTCTTTTTAAAAGCACCGAATAATACATAGAGAATTTACTATAGTCTCACAAACATTAATTTTCAATGCATTTAGACTTCCCATTTTATTCTTTACTGTGGATACATAGAGAAGCCCGAATTCAAAACGTGGAAGCCTCCGTCTATGACAAGATTATGTCCACTCACATATTTTGAGTCATCACTTGCAAGAAAGAGTGCAGCGTCAGCCACATCCTCTGGCTTGAGATCTTTATCCTTGAGGTTGCCATAAAGACGGGCAACTCCACCCTCATCTAGATTAAACAAATCCACTGTCAAAGGTGTAAGAACCACGTAGGGTGACACATTGTTTACACGAATGCCAAAATGTCCAAGCTCAACTGCTGTATTTTTCATTAATCCATCCACAGCATGTTTTGAGCTTGTGTAGGCATGCGGTGCAACCGCTCCTATGATTGAGCATACGCTAGCAGTATTGATTATACATCCTTTGCGAGCTGGAATCATCACACGGGCTGCATGTTTGGTACCAAGAAAAGCGCCTACTACGTTGATTCTAAGTACATTCTCAAAATCAGCCTGAGTGTTGTCAAGGATGTTGAATTTGGATTCTCCACCAATACCAGCATTGTTATACATAATGTCTAGCTTGCCGTACGTGGAAACAGCATGGTTTACAGCATTTTCCACATCAGTTTCTTTGGTGACATCACAATGGACAAAAGTTGTGGATTGAGGATTTAGTTCATTGCATACAGAGTGACCTAATTCATCTTGCATGTCTGCGATTACAACTTTAGCTCCATGTTTGGAGAATAGTCTTGCAGTGGCTGCACCAAGGCCACTAGCCCCACCTGTAATTAGTGCTACTTTTCCTTCTAGCCTGTCACatttttacataaatattatctctcagtttttttatttgtcaacAATTTGGATATGGCACAACAATTTCTAAaagttatgtaataaaatttgtattatcaATAACACTActcatacaaaaattatttacttggagagaggtttttttttcatagaataTTGTTctttaacaaattaaacaaagaggaaaaatggCGAAAATTTTTTCCATACCTTCTTGCTTCCGGTGGGAGTACTGAGAAACTTCCCATATTCGGTGGAGTTGGAATATGTGTTGAAAACATGATTTGTAATCTCTAACTTATATAGAGGCAATGTCACACCCCCTTCATTACCAAGTGTGACATAATAATTGTTTGTTTACTACAAATAGCATTGCTTCCCTCAAGGACCGGTTCAAATCAAGTTTATTTGACTAATTCTATAATTCTATCAAGGTTTGCATCATTGACTAATTCTAGTTCCAGCTTTTCACAATTATCTACACAGTCATTccgcaaaaaaatattaaggtcTGATTGGtaggaggatttttgttttttttttcaaaacattataaaaacaattttttaagaattgcaCTTGAAACTAATTTTCAGATAATAATTTGTATATTATACGTATTTGGCTCccacttttaagaacaattttcaaaagactaaaaacaaaaaataattgtttgaaGTGTGGGAattctttaaacaaaaaatacgTATTTGGCTCAtcatgaacttttttttttctttttttaatgatagtTTCATATTTGAAGTGTGGGAATTcttttgtgataaagataagCTCATAAATTTAAGAGATGATAGAGTTTGAACAAATATGTGGAGTccaatgttttcaatttatttacaactatatctttaaaaacatttttagtaTCCTGAAAACACCCCTTTAGCTGTTTTCGAAATCCTGTTCTAAATCAGGAAAATAGGATacagttttttgaaaactatatttagaaaacagagactcacaACTGGAACTCGCGAGTGACTCGCGGCTTTAAGCCGCTAGAagcagcacatgtgccaagcatgccagaagttgaagcattatgctagttggagcactacaggacaaaataggacaactggccgttctgttatctcgcggctagatctcgcgactcaatcaagtcgcgaggccaagccgtgagccaaccctattttgaaaatcctgactcttcacattccattctcactccagtataaataccccttatacccacaaaagaaagagagcttccagagagaattttgagagagaaaccctagagtaaaacaagattgattcatccacaatctttacataagagactctttaaattcctcaactctcttcctctccattgttaaacccttgagaggtctttttaccaaaaccttttctcaccatatccattaccgtgagagggctgtttggtgttctgggaagcagttaggaaggaaccaatctacattggttgatgctatggtcaagtagcgaaatccgggaagctagaaaagaaataggttcggggcaacctcgttggagcaagaagcttggaaggcttaggtacactgggtagattaggctcggagggtctattgctgttcatgtatcccaactacattttctagtggattacttaccgcttggagggcgacgaagaggttttacgccgaggccttcggtttcctcttcgataacacatcgtgtgttgtccttgtgtttgcatcttccttcgcttttatctttgccttttattatctgctgtggttgtgtttttaattgacttagattgtttaccaattctgtttatagcttttgttcattttccgcacactagttgttcatcataaagcttgaattggttattttgtaattgggggtctaaaaattcaagggtgttttatacactatttgaactttcaaatactAAACTCACTtgcactagcatacatctaagcatacaacatggcatcaatcatcccaaaacCCTTCCATCTATTATGGCAACTCACATCAAGCCTAGCATACTTCAATCATGCATATCATATTAGCCCATCCAAGACAACAAATAAACAGGATATCACAAGGGTAGAAACATAGGCCGGTTAGAATCAAACAAGCATGTGATAGGTATCCCAACATTAAAATATGCCATTCAACCCAGCATGTCCATATCCATCATCAAAGCATAAGATAAATGCATgctcatgtgaatgcatgtctTACCTCACTCACCTTACTGCATTATAGCACCTATGCATTAATGCATGCTCTACTTAATCCTTCTTGTCACACACTTtgcaatgaaagaaaaatttcatgtcaaatttTTGGGATGGATTTATGTTGCCGTTTCTATTAGTGTTTTTGTAGCACCCTTAAGCATTGTGGTAAGTAATATAATTAAAGCATTTGAACTTAAGAGGTTTGGAtgctctcattttttttttttattttttttaaagaaaactaCTCACAAgcattttacttttctttccttcttgtAGGCACAAGTAATTCGAACTGGAGTGTGGAGTTTATGCCatttaatttatcatttttcctCACTTTGAATGTCGTAATGTGGTTTGCATATGGTTTGTTCCTCAAGGACATTTGTATTGCTATAAGTAATCTCGATTTGCAAATTCTCTCACTATTTCAGATACTTTCAACCATTAAATTTCAGCTTAATTTCTTCTAGATTCCAAATATCATGGGTTTTGTCTTGGGGCTACTTTAGATGCTACTATATGCAATTTACAGAAACAACAAGAAGGTTATACAGGAAAATAAACTACTGAATAAccaattgaaaaatattacgATCACATCCACTCTAGGGATTGCTGAAGTGTTTTTAGTTGATACATAATCATTTGCTAATGGTGAGAGTGTGAACAATGATGCAAAGGATCATGAACAACTAGAGGAGCTTGAGAAAAGCATGGAAACCCAGAGTGACCTCAACCTAATTAAAAGCCTAGTTTAATTCACATGTACTGTCATAATCTAGCTATTTATTAACTTTACTGTTTAGTGTTCAGGCCAAAAGTGCCTTCCATGTTGCATTTCttgttttcctctctatttGCGTGTGTGCATAGCACATGTTGGTATTGTAATGGTACATATATGAATCAAAGAAATTTGTTCATCATTGTTGATCTTATTCCACATTAACGTGCGATGTCCAATTTTAACTTGAACTTATATAagtcactacaagaaaaaagtttcattaccaaaaataaataaataaattcaatacGGTAACATCaaagtcattgcaatagttgATGCGAGTTGTTGCAACAAATTATGAGGTAATAAGTTTGTGCAAcgaaaaatttcattaaaataatcacTAGATATTTAATGACAACTTTGATGCAATGATATATATGCAAGGTCAACCTTGCATATGCGAAGTCAAAGTTGCATACGCAAGCCCATCCCTACGTACGCACAGTGCTTGGAAAAAACTCATTCTCCCCTATTTTAAGCTGGATTTTTCCACTCCAAGGCATCCCTAGGGTTCCTATGACCTAAAGGATTGTTCAAGGCATATTTCAAGCATCAAAGAAGCAATATTGTATGGAAACATACAATTAACCATATATCTTGTAAATTAAGTACTAGTCCCAATTAAAAGCATAAATGTAAAAAGTTGTTCTTAAGTACAACCTTTTGCCTCAAACTGAATTCAAATGTCtactaaaagaaataaaaactgtaaaagcaacaaaaagaaagaaatatgtgTGTTGTATGCCTATTTGTCTGGACTGCACGTAATTAATTGTGTTGCCTCTTCCTTGGTTGGTAGCTAAGAGTCGCCTTCAAATCCTCCTCATCACCACCACTGCCCAGGTAGGCTGCTCCTCCAAGACCGTACAAGCTCCTTGAATAGTTGGTTACCTCCAGCTTGAGATTCCCAACCAACCATAccaacttctcatgcttttgGATGGTGGGTTGCAGTTTAAATAAAGAAAGGTTAGGGATTGGAAAAAAAGGAGagatagcaaaaaaaaaaaaaaaaaagaacaaatggAAAGAAGAACTCACTACTTGGGTGTTGGGAGGAAAATGGTAGCCCATAACATTGGGATTATGAGGCACGGCTCAAGCAAAGCCATTAGGGCCGTAAGCATAAACCATCTAAGGGAGATGTAGAGGATCAATTGGCTCACTAGTAGTAGCTTCCTCTTGCTACAAGTTTTCCACCATTAGAAGACATGACAAACAAggtaaaggaaaaggaaaagaagaagaagagattgagCATATACTTGAACAGTAAGGGAAGGCATGAGGTGCGTGATGCTGAATTCCTCATAATCCAATCCATCAAGGAGTCGCTCATGTGGGCGCAAGGGAAAGGAAAAATTAAAGTtggagttgccacctagttatatggtctaggaaccatgaatatagcgtcctttcgaggaaggacctttaatcttactaccagagtttGGATTCAGAGTTTAGGTACACTCTTgtgaaggtgttaggcacccaagatcgcCCAATCCTAAGGTTAGCCTCCTATCATCATGTCCTATATCTTAAccgtattataaaaaaattcaaatacttgtactctagactcacacacacactaacatgcatctagcaaacaaaagagagacaaacatataaaagaaaaccctaccattcatctaaaacaaaacagCAACTTAAACATGGTAGAAAGCGTATCATCAAATGaaacatataaaaaacaaaacgtTAACAtactagaaaccctaatcatacatctaaaAACCCTAAcacaaatgcatgaacattGCTAATGCATGGCTTATACCCTTTACTTACTTCTCAATAACACAGCACTTATGGCATCAATGCATGGAATGAATGGCATAGcattaaaactaagaaaaaccctaatctaatcATGTGgtacaaacaaacatgttaaaaggcaaacaaatagtCATGGGGCTTGAAATATATGGAAAAAGGGCTTATACAGAAAAACATGTGAAggcaaaacaaaataaacaaagaattagggttttctaGCTAACAACATCACGCACGCTAGAATAGGTTTGCATACGCATGAGTTCAGCTTGCATGCACAGGCTAGATCATGCGTATGTATATCCTtacctagaaaccctaatcaacACAAAAACAGAGCATAAACCAAAAACGTAAAATCTAGCAACCTATCATGTGTAAAGACAGAAAGAAAACCTAAAGCTAACCTAAACAAACAAACGTAAACATAaactaagcaaaaaaaaaaaaagattaaagtagaaaagaaaaagaaaagtttttaaaGCATACCTTAAAGCAAAAGCTCCTAGACTTGATTTTTGACCGTTCCCCCTTAGTCAAACCTATCACAATTCAATGATATAGCTGCGTGCACAAGAATGTGCCTGCATACGCATGCTTTAGCTCATGTACATAGGCTGCGACTCACTACGTAGGTCGAGGGCCACTTTGgttgtttaatttttcaaaaatagatttttgctcaGTTAAAAGgctatattttccattttaacactcctcaagtcaacttaatatctgattgggctctaaactggccttgggccttagagttCGAGCATCATCGGGGAAAGGGGCCCTGAGTCATAAGGGTTACAAAATATGGTGTCTACAAATGCCTCTTTTTTTATTCGTGAGCTTCGCTAAtagaatcaaaagaataaggGACAAAATATTTTGCTTCGACGTACGACTCATGCCCAACCTACACACACGACATACATCACACATACATGGGGCGGGGTGCAACTAAAAAGAGTTGCATGGGATTTGTATGTTCGAAGTCCCACCTTTGTTCTTTGGGAAACGAGCATTAACTGGTTCACTATCCTAGAAACTGTCTTGCCATTTGCAAGCAAATGATGAGTGACTCACTATCCTAGAgtcactaaaaagaaaaaagaaaacaaacaagggTGCTCTTATGAGCTAACccaacaaacaacaaaaggaTATAGTCTTTGTGGTGTCCATCTGGGGCTCTTGCCTCAAACTTATCCGGGTGACTTGTTCCTcttgtcttcttcacttttttctcAATCTTTTCTAGTGAGGCTCTTGCCTCAAGTTGATTTTGGCCTCTTTGTCTATCACTTTCTCTACCTTTTTCTACCATGCGTACATGTTCAATTACTAGAGAATATGTGCACAAGTAGGTTCCACTAGGGATGGTGAAGAACTCGCTGAGGAGTGGATGTGCATAGGGAGGAATCTTCTGCCTCTTATAACTTGTTAAGAGATGAAAAACTCGATTAGGAGCAATATGGATGGACTCACTGAGGAGTAGTGTAGAAGTGTGATCTACtagggaagaatcttctgcttctCATATGGTTCATTGAGGATTTTGAGGGAGaatctgttaggttctaaagtttaggactttatgtattttagaactctaatgtgtaatgttggcaaaccatgatcaaaacaatgtgtttagaagtgtttaaaactagctcaaagttgtatgtcaatgtaaagttggaatcgagtgtaaagcagaaagcagtgtggctttcagcctggctcgatcgatcgaagcttaggctcgaccgatcgaacgtcgggtagattgcttttctgcagattcgtccaactcagccctatgtgtttaaaacgtttttagggtttcttatttgtcctaagtataaaaggcaaactctagccacgttttagtattgctcatattgtggtttgtgtaaatctcttgtgagatctagaggagctttcctttacacaaacttagggttttcaaggaagagacattctctaaaccttgatgatcaaaacagttactgccattaaagcttaaagaatacacaagcgggggtgcttgtagctggtggaatccaaagaaagaaggagtccgtggattcggagcttgcacgtggtcatgtcagtaagttctactggttggtagcattaggaagtcgagcgggggtgcttgtaagtccttttgtatgaacttcgattctttctgatagtggattcaagtttaccttgaggatagctaggtcaaatcctccacaagtttttaccggtttggtttcctgggtgatcatatcattgtcttatttattttccgctgctatgcatgatatgatatatttgtgttaacctagacttgttaatttgaccaagtaacaacttggctaattatctaGGGTTAATTCatttgtttaaggggtctaaaaactatcaagtggtatcagagcgggttgctcttctgttttagatcttttgatctaagagctgatccttgacccctgttatcatggataatttgaagtgtttttctgatcatgtttctgctcatgcttttgttgattttattgatgcctgtgaaactcttcgtaagaaattattgaaatctatgaaaattgctaagaaattcaaggaagagttaaaattggctaatcttgaaaaataggaattggttgttagattagatgaatctaataaaaataatgaatttttgagaaatcaaatttcctctcaagatgagaagatgaaaagcttggaacaagagttagttgaatctaaagctaaaattgaaactttgactagtaccaagcttgctgttgataacagaagtgtttctgtttctcttaagcctaaaattgagaaagtttatatccctccttttaagaggaataataaagaaaaggcttattttgctaggttagacaaaggtaaaagttctgatgttgacattgaagtttctaaacctaagtctaaacctactgttagagagcataataaatctgtttttgtgcctacctgtcacctttgtggtgtagttggtcatattagaccaaattgttctttgttgaggcaaaaaccaaaatttgagaCTAGActtgttgttaggaatactaatgttcctaaatttgttcctgtttgtcacttttgtggtgtccatggtcacattcgtcctaattgtcataaactgaaatttgagcattctgtgtttcaatctaggatttgtgatgatatttctcttgccataagtccatataaattgtttcatattcttttgaaaaatttgagcttgttggcttgtgaaaggaatttgtaggattttagtctttctcagaagattggtgtaatccctcaaatacactctgcttctcatggattttcacctacaaagccgaagactcgtgctatatgggtgagaaaagattctccaaggtgagtgttgctaacttgtccttgatttaattctttcaatatattgtggacatgttttgtttctgtttttggtcgtgtttttttttaggttgtttttttattaaaaaaaaaatccaaaaacattgaaaaatttcaaaaagacaaaaatattttattttgtgtctagttttatttttcttgaggattacatgagttatgatatctctctcttgatttagaacatgcttgacattgtggacaaacttgaatagtatgtgttaaataagtgctaagctatttctgattttgtgtgaatatgtactagtttgtacatgtactcatgggttaattaagaaattgatattcctttttgtgtaccctctatagcttagttaagcactgtcatgcattgcatttgcattgttcatttagcataatgtgttctttttggttttggtcataaatttttttttaaaccaaaaagagttttgtgttttatatttcacatcttggatttataatcaaggattggccataCTATCTTTACATAGCATGTTTAtgtaccttatttagcttggatgagcttttattgcacttttctagtttgagctttgtagtgcatgttgtgtgggaaagatgtttatgattttgatcactttgtcttgatcttgaagtcacatgtctttgactgtcggacttgaacctttagagaaaggcataaataaccatctcaccactgtttactagccaatcatgaacaccttagtgcatatctaAGATTTTGTgttcgagaaagtgtagcacatgcacaaaaagaacataaggtgtagcctcggtttaattgcttaatgcttaaaattggtgtgtactattaggcttgatgccaaatcacataattaaaattggtgtgtatattatgaggcataaaatcaagaaacttacatgattgcaagcttatgatctaggagatgtgggagttatatgatgtaactctttaggtgatagtctcttttaaattctatgtgatgaattttgtagactttgtgattgattgctattcacatatcaccttaTATGTaactcaagcttttgctagttgcacacactacacaagttactctttgctaaacttggtacattatattgtgtgtgatcttgttgtggccaacCAAGATTAAAAATTCTtggattttaatgcaaaatgtgtttaatatttgcgctttgaggacaaattgattgaaaatcttgattttggaagatctaggttgaattcaagtttttttgaaaaaacttttaatctcatactcatgcatttcattcatgaaatattgtgctttgaggagtttctgcattaaattgctctgttttttcaaaaatttgatttttccatgcatcatttatgtttaggattcacatgcattgcattgtttttgtatccattttgcagttttgcagtcatatctctcattgttttcacacataacatgcatacactttgctacattgggtactcaacttgatcaaataattgattgattaatttttgagctatgtacttt contains these protein-coding regions:
- the LOC126716478 gene encoding borneol dehydrogenase, mitochondrial-like, which codes for MGSFSVLPPEARRLEGKVALITGGASGLGAATARLFSKHGAKVVIADMQDELGHSVCNELNPQSTTFVHCDVTKETDVENAVNHAVSTYGKLDIMYNNAGIGGESKFNILDNTQADFENVLRINVVGAFLGTKHAARVMIPARKGCIINTASVCSIIGAVAPHAYTSSKHAVDGLMKNTAVELGHFGIRVNNVSPYVVLTPLTVDLFNLDEGGVARLYGNLKDKDLKPEDVADAALFLASDDSKYVSGHNLVIDGGFHVLNSGFSMYPQ